The proteins below are encoded in one region of Paenarthrobacter ilicis:
- a CDS encoding UDP-N-acetylmuramate dehydrogenase, whose translation MTQTLLSELTTAAVGGPAQNYVEARTEAQIIDAVRSADAAGSKLLIIGGGSNLLISDHGYDGTVLRIASEGFTVNSEDSCGGVSVVVQAGHNWDALVEHAVLHAWSGIEALSGIPGSTGATPVQNVGAYGSDVSQTIAAVRTWDRQRNAVQTFTNSELKFGYRDSILKQTTVDGSPRYVVLTVEFQLLLGRMSAPIRYGELAKVLGVEAGKRAYSNDVRREVLRLRASKGMVLDASDRDTYSTGSFFTNPIVSRELAATLPENAPQYPAGSDGHVKLSAAWLIDQAGFGKGYGLEADSVSGGRASLSTKHTLAITNRGSASAADMVAVARQVRAGVVERFGIELHPEPLLIGLSL comes from the coding sequence CAGCCGCAGTCGGCGGCCCCGCGCAGAACTACGTGGAGGCGCGCACCGAAGCCCAGATCATCGACGCCGTCCGGTCGGCCGACGCTGCAGGCAGCAAACTCCTGATCATCGGCGGCGGCTCCAACCTGCTGATTTCCGACCATGGCTACGACGGCACGGTCCTGAGGATCGCCTCCGAGGGTTTCACAGTGAACTCCGAGGACAGCTGCGGGGGCGTTTCCGTGGTGGTCCAGGCCGGCCACAACTGGGATGCCCTGGTGGAACATGCGGTGCTGCACGCCTGGTCCGGGATAGAGGCGTTGTCCGGAATTCCCGGTTCCACAGGGGCCACCCCCGTGCAGAACGTAGGCGCCTACGGATCCGACGTCTCGCAAACCATTGCTGCCGTGCGCACCTGGGACCGCCAACGGAACGCCGTGCAGACCTTCACCAACTCCGAGCTCAAGTTCGGGTACCGTGACTCCATCCTGAAACAGACCACCGTGGACGGGTCCCCCCGGTACGTGGTGTTGACGGTGGAGTTCCAATTGCTGCTGGGCAGGATGAGCGCTCCCATCCGGTACGGGGAGCTCGCGAAGGTGTTGGGCGTCGAGGCAGGCAAGCGGGCCTACTCAAACGATGTCCGGCGCGAAGTCCTGCGGTTGCGTGCCTCCAAGGGAATGGTCTTGGACGCTTCAGACCGCGACACGTACTCCACTGGTTCGTTCTTCACCAACCCCATCGTGTCCCGGGAACTGGCAGCGACCCTTCCGGAGAACGCGCCCCAATACCCCGCGGGATCGGACGGGCACGTGAAGCTCTCCGCAGCGTGGCTGATTGATCAGGCAGGGTTCGGCAAGGGCTACGGCCTGGAGGCGGACAGCGTTTCCGGTGGCCGGGCATCCTTGTCCACCAAGCACACCCTGGCCATCACCAACCGCGGATCAGCGTCGGCGGCTGACATGGTGGCTGTAGCGCGTCAGGTGAGGGCCGGCGTCGTCGAACGCTTTGGCATTGAACTGCACCCCGAGCCCTTGCTGATCGGGCTCTCGCTCTAG
- a CDS encoding winged helix DNA-binding domain-containing protein: protein MARAPITPRHMGRLRLVSQGLLGGGFPGIPGAVRWMTAMQAQDLGMALWAVGQRVPGTAASDVRAALDAGTVVRSWPMRGTLHLVAPEDLRWILALTSPRLQRTLTGRHRELSITADDISHCRDLAVKACHGLHAQRGTEGLPGASREELFQAFEEAGQATGAQRGIHLLACLCQEASLVQGPMAASAVLTAGGRAGVQQLFVPFDEWIPTSRDLAREEGIAELLFRYFRSHGPATIKDFCWWSQIPLKEARAAFATVQDTLVELPFGGTSYWLSPEVADMLDGGLPGSRSLLALPGFDEYLLGYQDRSLVLAPEYAGLVVPGNNGVFKRIIVAGGEVVGTWARTGSGKAIAAVPEPFAGPLGPAAERSFQAQGRAYVEFMAG, encoded by the coding sequence ATGGCCCGCGCTCCCATCACACCCCGGCATATGGGCCGTTTGCGGCTGGTCAGCCAAGGCCTGCTGGGTGGTGGCTTTCCCGGCATTCCCGGGGCCGTCCGCTGGATGACAGCCATGCAGGCACAGGATTTGGGGATGGCATTGTGGGCGGTGGGGCAGCGTGTGCCCGGAACCGCGGCCTCGGACGTCCGGGCTGCCCTGGACGCCGGAACTGTGGTGAGATCTTGGCCCATGCGTGGCACCCTGCACTTGGTGGCGCCGGAGGATCTACGGTGGATCCTCGCGCTGACCAGCCCCCGACTGCAGAGGACGCTGACAGGCCGGCACCGGGAACTTTCCATCACCGCAGATGACATCAGCCACTGCCGGGACCTTGCCGTGAAGGCGTGCCACGGCCTCCATGCCCAACGCGGAACCGAGGGACTGCCCGGGGCAAGCCGCGAGGAATTGTTCCAGGCATTCGAAGAGGCCGGCCAGGCTACCGGCGCGCAGCGGGGGATCCACCTGCTGGCATGCCTGTGCCAGGAAGCATCCCTGGTTCAGGGTCCCATGGCAGCGTCGGCAGTTCTGACGGCGGGCGGCCGGGCCGGCGTCCAGCAGCTCTTCGTACCTTTCGACGAATGGATTCCAACATCGCGTGATCTTGCACGTGAGGAGGGGATCGCAGAGCTCCTGTTCCGCTACTTCAGGAGCCATGGTCCAGCCACCATCAAGGACTTCTGTTGGTGGAGCCAGATACCCCTGAAGGAAGCCCGCGCAGCCTTCGCGACCGTACAGGACACCCTGGTTGAGCTTCCTTTCGGGGGCACCAGTTACTGGTTGTCGCCGGAGGTGGCGGACATGCTCGACGGCGGACTGCCCGGCTCCCGCTCGTTGCTGGCCCTCCCCGGGTTCGACGAATACCTGTTGGGGTACCAGGACAGGAGCCTGGTCCTTGCTCCCGAGTACGCCGGCCTTGTGGTGCCCGGAAACAATGGGGTTTTCAAGCGCATCATTGTGGCTGGCGGCGAAGTGGTGGGCACGTGGGCCCGGACCGGCTCCGGCAAGGCCATTGCCGCGGTCCCCGAACCCTTCGCCGGCCCGCTGGGGCCCGCCGCAGAGCGCTCGTTCCAAGCGCAGGGCAGGGCCTATGTGGAGTTCATGGCAGGCTGA